CAAGTCCACCACCAACAGACCATATTTTGAATAGTGTAATATTACCAAAGATATTTCCACCATAGTTCTGCTTCTCTCCAATGTTACCGTACGTGGTAGTAATTACACCATTTTCATTAGTTGTACGAATGTTTTCAATCGAACCATTCGTAAAACGCGCAAAAGTCGATACGTTGAAATACAAACTATTTTTGAAAAAACTTGTCCCCAACTCAATCTGATCTGTTAATTCAGGTTTAAGATTAGGATTTCCTCTTGTAATATTTTGCGGGTTTGAAGCATTTGTGTTAGGATTCAGAAACTGAATACCCGGACGCTGTAAACGACGGTTATAGCCCAGCTTAATCGTTTGTCCTTTTCCAAAAGTTTTAGAAACATTCAAACTCGGAACAAGATTTCCATAGGAAGGCAAATTAAGATTTCCACCTTCTGCCTGTTTTGCATCAATTGTAGTGTATTCATAACGCGCTCCTCCCTTTACAGTAAATTTACTTTTCGTGGTCAGAGTATAAGATGCATAACCTGCTCCAACATTCTGATCATAATTAAGGCTACTTACAGAATCTTGTACATTGTTTGTGAAATAACTATAATTACTGATCACCTGACGGAAAATTCCTTTTCCACCGACTTCTAACAACTGGTTATCTTTAATCGGAGTTGCATAATCGATTTGAATCGTACTTTCCTGGTTCGAGCTCTTGTTATTATTACCCGACTGGCCTACAACTTCACCAATTACATTATTACTGTAAGAATACAAATCTGCATCATAATCATTTGTCCGGTTATTGCGGCTATACTGACCAAGGATGCTTAATTCCTGCTGTGGTTTGCTTAATGTTTTGATATAATCAACATTGATATCCCATGTTCCTGATAAATCTTTTACATCAACATCACGATAAGAAGATTTTGTAACACCGGCCTGTGTATTATTTGTCAAAATATTTTGCGGTGTAAGTGCATTTCTTAAACCGTAGCGAATACCCGCTGAAATTGTCGTGTTCTTATCAATTTCATAATCCATTCCCAGGTTATAAGAACCAAAAGCACCGTTATTCTTAGATTTCGTAATTTGTGAAACTGAGAAGCCATCACCTGTTTGCAAGTTATCTGTTCTTCCCGGCTGGTGATAGTTAAACCGGCCAAAACCTCCCAAATTGAAACCAAGTTTTCCAGTGCGGTAATTTCCTCTTAAACCTAAATTGGAACCACGGTTCCCAACACCCGTATCAAGATTCAGCGTTCCGCCTTGTATCGTACTCTTTTTAGTAATGATATTGATAATACCACCAGAACCTTCCGCATCATATTTTGCTGACGGCGAAGTAATTACCTCAACCGATTTGATCATATCCGCAGGAATTTGTTTCAACGCATCTGCAACGCTGGTCGCTACCATCGTTGATGGCTTGTTGTTGATCAAAACGCGAACATTCGAGTTTCCTCTAAGTGAGACGTTTCCGTCCAAATCCACCGTAAGCATCGGCACTTTCCGCATTACATCACTTGCGTCACCACCTTTACTTGTAATATCTTTTTCAGCATTATATACAAGGCGATCCACTTTCTCTTCAATCATTTGTGCCATACCTACAACCTGAACCTCATTCAGCTGAACGATGTCCGGCGAAAGTACAATCGAGCCAAGATCAAGATCTGTTTTCTTATCAATTTTGACTCCTTTAATGGTTTTTGTTTTGTAACCGATAAAAGAAATTAAAATCTTGAAACTTCCCGAAGCAACCTTGGTCATGCTAAAAACACCTTTTTCGTCGGTCGTAGTACCGTCAACGGGTGCGTTTGTTTTATCGTCTATAAGTGCCAATGCAGCAAATTCAACCGGATTTTTAGTAAGTGAATCCACTAAAATCCCTCTTATTTTTCCACTTCCTTTTGGTGCATCATCAAGTGTTCCCGGAATAGCAGCTTTTTGTCTGTCGCCACCGCGCTGAAAATCGCCGCCTCCGCCACCAGGACGGCCTCCGCCACCACCTCCTCCGCCACCAAATTGTGCAAATGCAGAAGTTGTGAGTCCCAGGATCAGTGCTAATAATGTAAATTGTTTCTTCATGTTCATGGTCATTGGGGCAATATATTGTGTATAAATCAAGTTCAAAATAAGTATCTATTAAACTGTAAAAAAAAGGCAATAGATGGAAAGCTAGGTAATACCGATCAAAAGGCATTTCTGGACGATGAGAGGGTAGCGAACACCGCTGGTTTGAAGGAAAGATTCCACAAACAGCTGTTTTTCATATTATTAAATAATTATTCCAGTATTTGATTTTCCCAATTCATGATTTCGCCAAATTCACTCATAGACGCTCTTAGCCTAACGGTCGATTTATAACATACTTTGATCGATTGGACTAGGCACTTTGATATTTTCACAGTAAGATTGTATCGTGATCGATTGATTTAATCAGCGCTGAATAAAAATATTTGCATGGATACTCCCACAGTTAAAAAATATCCCCCGTTCTTTTTACATCTCCTGGGCTGGAGTTTTCTGGCTTTGTTTCTAATGTGGCAGCCGCTTAGCTGGCAAATTCAGTTTCCAATTTCCTTCTGGATCAAGCAGGCCGTTTTATTCTCTCTCCTGATCGTTATATTTTATCTGAATGTATACTTCTGGTTTCCAAAATTTTTGGCTAAAAACCGGTATTGGCGTTTTATATTATTCAATATTGCGTCCGTGCTTATATTGGCTACAACTATGGAACAGGTCAAAATTTATATCAAACATAGTGAGCAGATGGACCGTGCCTTTAAATTAGCACGAGAGGCTAATGGCGATAAAAAAACGCATGACAAACTGGATTACTTTTCCATGCTTACGGCATTAATTATTATTGGAATTAGTACCAGCGTGGCCGCCGTCCAAAATGCAGAACGCGACAAACAATACAGACAAAATCTTGAACAGGAAAAAATAAATTCGGAATTATCGTTTCTGAAAGCGCAGATTAATCCGCATTTTTTCTTCAATACATTAAACAATATATACGCACTCACCGTAATTGACGTAGAAGCAGCCAGGGAGGCTTTGCATAAACTTTCGCGTATGATGCGCTACGTACTTTATGAAACCCAGCATGGTACTGTTTTATTAAGTCAGGAAATTGCTTTTGCTCAGGATTATATTCAGCTTATGCAATTGAGACTTACGGATAAAGTAACTGTGAGCCTGAAACCTCCGGTTCCGCTTCATGATGTTTCCATAGCGCCGATGCTGTTTTTACCTTTTATTGAAAATGCTTTCAAACATGGGGTGAGCGCTGTTCAGCCCAGTCATATTGATATCAAAATCTGGCAGGAAGGTCAAAAAGTTTATATTGATGTCCGTAATACTTTATTTACGGAAAAAAGGACATTGCTGGATGAGAGTAATGGAATTGGTCTTACCAATACACAAAGAAGGCTCGACTTACTTTATCCGGGAAAATACCAGCTCGATGTAAGTGAAAATACCAGCGAAAAAGAATTTGAAGTACATCTGGAACTGCAAACTGCATGAACGTATTACAATGCATCGCCGTAGATGATGAGCCTCTTGCACTGGGTTTGGTTTGTGCATTTATCAATAAAACCCCATTCCTGAATCTGGCTGGAAAATATTCCAGTGCCGTAGAAGCATTAGAAGCAATTCATGAACTTTCCGTCGACCTGATATTTCTGGACATACAAATGCCGGATCTTACTGGAATTGAACTGGCAAGAATTATTGAAAAATCAGGAAATCAGGGACCAAGGATTATTTTTACAACTGCATTCAATCAATTTGCACTGGACGGTTTTCGTGTTGATGCGCTGGATTATTTACTGAAACCTTTCAATTACGAAGAATTCCTGAAAGCCGCTACCAAGGGAAAAGCATATGTTGATCTGGTGCAAAGAGCTGCTAATGGCTCAGCACCAGAAATGAGGGAAGATTATTTATTTTTGAAAGTTGAATATCAGCTCGTAAGAATTGCCTACGACGATATTTTATATGTTGAAGGCTTGAAAGATTATGTCAAAGTCATCCTAAAATCTGATACGAAACCGATTCTTTCGCTTACCAGTCTTAAAGCTTTGGAAGAGAAATTACCGCCGGCAAAATTTATGCGGGTACATCGGTCGTTTATTGTCAACCTGGATAAAATCGGTGCGGTTACGAGAAATTCTATTCAGATTGGAAGTGTGACTATTCCGGTAAGTGACCAGTATAAGGAGAGTTTTAATCAGTTTTTGAGTAAGTGGATGTGAGGATTAAAATTATTTTTTCTTAATACTCGCTAAAAATTCATCCGGCGACTGGTAATTGTGATTCTTTAAAGTCTTTGATGTTTCTTGTGACAATAATATTACAATTTGCTTTCAAGGCATTAAAATATTGAATTGCATCTTCAAAGTCGGAGAAATTCGAATTTAATCCTTTCTCAATTATTTCATCGTCAAGCATTGCCACTTCTGAAATAATCTTAAATTTCCGAAGCTTATCACGAACTATATCAACACGATCAATCTTAGTCAATAAATAATTTATTGTCGTATACGATAAAGCAGAAGCAACCATTATTATTTCCCCCTTATCCGCAAGTGAAGTAATTTTCGCAATCGAATTGTAAAATGGGATCCTTTCAGACAGCAAATCCATTATTACATTTGTATCAAGGAATAATTTAGCTTTCACTTATATTTTTCTTCCAAGTGAGACCTATATTCCTTTTTGTCATCAAAATCAGGTGGTAATTTTGATCCTGATGACATACTTCTTACAAAAGGGGTTATTTCAATTTCTTCAATATTATCTGTATCACCTATTCCCGTTAAGGATTGTAAATAGGATTCTATAA
The sequence above is drawn from the Dyadobacter subterraneus genome and encodes:
- a CDS encoding TonB-dependent receptor domain-containing protein, with the translated sequence MKKQFTLLALILGLTTSAFAQFGGGGGGGGGRPGGGGGDFQRGGDRQKAAIPGTLDDAPKGSGKIRGILVDSLTKNPVEFAALALIDDKTNAPVDGTTTDEKGVFSMTKVASGSFKILISFIGYKTKTIKGVKIDKKTDLDLGSIVLSPDIVQLNEVQVVGMAQMIEEKVDRLVYNAEKDITSKGGDASDVMRKVPMLTVDLDGNVSLRGNSNVRVLINNKPSTMVATSVADALKQIPADMIKSVEVITSPSAKYDAEGSGGIINIITKKSTIQGGTLNLDTGVGNRGSNLGLRGNYRTGKLGFNLGGFGRFNYHQPGRTDNLQTGDGFSVSQITKSKNNGAFGSYNLGMDYEIDKNTTISAGIRYGLRNALTPQNILTNNTQAGVTKSSYRDVDVKDLSGTWDINVDYIKTLSKPQQELSILGQYSRNNRTNDYDADLYSYSNNVIGEVVGQSGNNNKSSNQESTIQIDYATPIKDNQLLEVGGKGIFRQVISNYSYFTNNVQDSVSSLNYDQNVGAGYASYTLTTKSKFTVKGGARYEYTTIDAKQAEGGNLNLPSYGNLVPSLNVSKTFGKGQTIKLGYNRRLQRPGIQFLNPNTNASNPQNITRGNPNLKPELTDQIELGTSFFKNSLYFNVSTFARFTNGSIENIRTTNENGVITTTYGNIGEKQNYGGNIFGNITLFKIWSVGGGLDAYYVNLKNNSPLAALQSHNSGFVVSGRFRTGVTLKGGWGIQGGGFARGKEVQLQGSAGGFRMYDLGIKKDFKNKRGSLGLAMENFLTSALKMKTDLSSATFDQVSTMYRYNRGFRLNFSYRFGKMTFVETKPRKRKSVSNDDQKSDGGGNDAGGGGGQQAVPAVTPAITPGAAGRPQGGFNRPQGQTGMAPKTAADSTSRRMGAKPAGSTDSTLTITPTAPAGMDLLPKSDGKFGTMDSTNVKPDSTMAKPVISTPTTPADSTSQKRPVMVLPAGTTDSTQKKPAVIVPATPADSTKKPAETVPPIKN
- a CDS encoding sensor histidine kinase; amino-acid sequence: MDTPTVKKYPPFFLHLLGWSFLALFLMWQPLSWQIQFPISFWIKQAVLFSLLIVIFYLNVYFWFPKFLAKNRYWRFILFNIASVLILATTMEQVKIYIKHSEQMDRAFKLAREANGDKKTHDKLDYFSMLTALIIIGISTSVAAVQNAERDKQYRQNLEQEKINSELSFLKAQINPHFFFNTLNNIYALTVIDVEAAREALHKLSRMMRYVLYETQHGTVLLSQEIAFAQDYIQLMQLRLTDKVTVSLKPPVPLHDVSIAPMLFLPFIENAFKHGVSAVQPSHIDIKIWQEGQKVYIDVRNTLFTEKRTLLDESNGIGLTNTQRRLDLLYPGKYQLDVSENTSEKEFEVHLELQTA
- a CDS encoding LytR/AlgR family response regulator transcription factor, with translation MNVLQCIAVDDEPLALGLVCAFINKTPFLNLAGKYSSAVEALEAIHELSVDLIFLDIQMPDLTGIELARIIEKSGNQGPRIIFTTAFNQFALDGFRVDALDYLLKPFNYEEFLKAATKGKAYVDLVQRAANGSAPEMREDYLFLKVEYQLVRIAYDDILYVEGLKDYVKVILKSDTKPILSLTSLKALEEKLPPAKFMRVHRSFIVNLDKIGAVTRNSIQIGSVTIPVSDQYKESFNQFLSKWM
- a CDS encoding type II toxin-antitoxin system VapC family toxin codes for the protein MKAKLFLDTNVIMDLLSERIPFYNSIAKITSLADKGEIIMVASALSYTTINYLLTKIDRVDIVRDKLRKFKIISEVAMLDDEIIEKGLNSNFSDFEDAIQYFNALKANCNIIVTRNIKDFKESQLPVAG
- a CDS encoding DUF6364 family protein, with product MDTKLTLKLDKIVIEKAKEYAASHKRSLSAIIESYLQSLTGIGDTDNIEEIEITPFVRSMSSGSKLPPDFDDKKEYRSHLEEKYK